A stretch of Candidatus Vicinibacter affinis DNA encodes these proteins:
- a CDS encoding DUF1572 family protein, with amino-acid sequence MNLHTTYLNGVKSLFKYYRSLAEKSIAQVEPEQIFLRPSDESNSIAIIVQHMAGNMISRWTDFKTTDGEKTWRNRDEEFMAIIQDKDQLMQRWEAGWICFEHALDSIYEEDLQEIIYIRNEGHSIMDALNRQLAHYSYHVGQIVFIAKMLKQSEWSSLSIPLNKSASYNSDKFLLDKGIRHFTSSVSPDKKIDEKN; translated from the coding sequence ATGAATCTCCACACAACTTATCTCAACGGCGTTAAGTCTCTGTTTAAATATTACAGGTCTTTAGCCGAAAAATCCATTGCTCAGGTGGAACCGGAACAAATCTTCCTCAGGCCTTCCGATGAATCAAACAGCATCGCCATCATTGTCCAGCATATGGCCGGCAATATGATATCCAGGTGGACTGATTTCAAAACGACCGATGGTGAAAAAACCTGGCGAAACAGGGATGAAGAATTTATGGCAATCATTCAGGACAAGGATCAGCTTATGCAAAGATGGGAAGCTGGGTGGATATGCTTTGAACATGCATTGGATTCCATTTACGAAGAAGATTTACAAGAAATTATTTATATCCGGAATGAAGGACACAGCATCATGGATGCGCTGAACAGACAATTGGCGCATTATTCATATCATGTCGGACAAATTGTATTTATTGCAAAAATGTTGAAACAAAGTGAGTGGAGTAGTTTGTCTATTCCTCTCAACAAATCCGCTTCCTACAATTCGGATAAATTTTTGTTAGACAAAGGAATTCGTCATTTCACTTCATCTGTTTCTCCAGATAAGAAGATAGACGAAAAAAATTAG
- a CDS encoding ketoacyl-ACP synthase III, with amino-acid sequence MFNTKIAGLGYYVPERIVPNSELENLMDTTDAWIQERTGIQERRYGKLHQETTTTMGARAAEIAIERAGIQKEDIDFIIFATLSPDYFFPGCGVLLQREMKITSKEMPALDVRNQCSGFIYGLSIADQFIKTGKYKNILLVGSEMQSMGLDYSTRGRNVSVIFGDGAGAVVLQPSLEENSGILSTHLHADGTHAEELAFINPGCHGGYHLGLERFGYTDQEYGGIFLTEKMWTEQDIFPNMNGQLVFKTAVTKFPEVIHEALKENNLQSSDINLLIPHQANLRISQFVQRQLGLKDEQVWNNIQRYGNTTAASVPIALTEAWEAGKVNKGDLVCLAAFGSGFTWGSALIRW; translated from the coding sequence ATGTTTAACACAAAAATTGCAGGACTTGGCTACTATGTGCCTGAAAGGATAGTACCCAATTCGGAATTGGAAAATTTAATGGATACCACAGATGCGTGGATTCAGGAACGCACCGGTATCCAGGAAAGGAGATATGGGAAGTTGCACCAGGAGACCACCACCACCATGGGCGCGAGAGCTGCTGAGATAGCCATTGAGAGGGCCGGGATTCAAAAAGAAGACATTGATTTTATCATTTTTGCCACGCTCAGTCCGGATTATTTTTTTCCTGGTTGTGGAGTTTTGTTGCAACGAGAAATGAAGATAACTTCCAAAGAAATGCCTGCCCTTGATGTCCGCAATCAATGCTCCGGTTTTATTTATGGTTTGTCCATTGCAGATCAATTCATCAAGACCGGCAAGTATAAAAATATTTTATTGGTTGGATCAGAAATGCAATCGATGGGATTGGATTATTCTACTCGAGGCCGCAACGTATCGGTCATCTTTGGTGATGGCGCAGGAGCGGTCGTGCTTCAGCCAAGTCTGGAGGAAAACTCCGGCATACTTTCCACTCATCTTCACGCAGATGGTACCCATGCAGAAGAATTGGCTTTCATAAATCCCGGCTGTCATGGAGGCTATCACTTAGGATTGGAGCGTTTCGGTTATACAGATCAGGAGTACGGCGGCATTTTTCTTACCGAAAAAATGTGGACAGAACAGGATATCTTTCCTAACATGAACGGACAGTTGGTTTTTAAAACTGCTGTAACCAAATTTCCTGAAGTCATCCATGAAGCATTAAAAGAAAATAATCTCCAGAGTTCTGATATTAACCTGTTGATTCCTCATCAGGCCAACTTGAGAATCAGTCAATTTGTACAACGGCAATTAGGTTTGAAGGACGAGCAAGTATGGAATAACATTCAGCGTTATGGCAACACCACGGCGGCTTCAGTGCCCATAGCATTGACTGAAGCATGGGAGGCAGGAAAAGTGAATAAAGGGGATCTGGTTTGTTTGGCAGCTTTTGGAAGTGGTTTTACCTGGGGTTCCGCATTAATCAGATGGTAA
- the dapB gene encoding 4-hydroxy-tetrahydrodipicolinate reductase, producing the protein MKVCLIGYGKMGKAIEPLLAERGHELSGIVTRSNSSQLADFLNQSDVAIEFTDPESAFDNLLACLEHNVPVVSGTTGWLAQWDDLVGILHQTDGSMLWASNFSIGVNVLFEVNRLMSKIMARLPEYQIQVEEVHHIHKKDKPSGTAVSLINDILEKHPLYKSWILDPEEPNETQLSVLAKRAESVVGYHKVSFTSPVDRLEISHEAFTREGFAKGAVFAAEWLSGKKGLYTMSQALGF; encoded by the coding sequence ATGAAAGTATGTTTGATAGGTTACGGCAAGATGGGCAAGGCAATTGAACCCCTTTTGGCCGAAAGAGGGCATGAATTGAGCGGAATTGTGACCCGGAGTAATTCAAGTCAGTTGGCTGACTTTCTCAACCAATCCGATGTTGCAATTGAATTTACGGATCCCGAATCAGCATTTGACAATCTATTAGCCTGCCTGGAACACAATGTACCTGTCGTGAGCGGTACCACAGGGTGGCTGGCGCAATGGGATGATCTGGTCGGCATTCTTCACCAAACAGATGGAAGCATGCTGTGGGCTTCAAATTTCAGTATAGGGGTTAATGTATTGTTTGAAGTCAACCGTCTGATGTCAAAAATTATGGCCAGGTTACCGGAATACCAGATTCAGGTAGAAGAGGTACACCACATCCATAAAAAGGATAAACCAAGTGGAACCGCCGTAAGTCTGATCAATGACATTTTGGAAAAGCATCCATTATACAAGAGTTGGATTTTAGATCCTGAAGAACCAAATGAAACACAATTGAGCGTTCTGGCAAAGAGAGCAGAATCTGTGGTGGGTTATCACAAGGTTAGCTTTACAAGTCCTGTAGACCGTTTAGAAATAAGCCATGAAGCCTTCACAAGGGAAGGTTTCGCCAAAGGGGCTGTTTTTGCCGCCGAATGGTTAAGTGGTAAAAAAGGCCTATACACCATGTCACAGGCTTTAGGTTTTTAA
- a CDS encoding acetyl-CoA carboxylase carboxyltransferase subunit beta, whose protein sequence is MGWFTRLKEGISTATKSKKEAPDGLWFKCPDCNATSTNMKLKDNFYKCPSCNYHTRISSDQYFDILFDGKYETLFDDLRSYDFLEFTDLQPYSKRLDEAMKSSSKDDSITVAIGRINKKPLVVAAMDFSFIGGSMGSVMGEKISRAIDVALEDRAALMVISKSGGARMMESAFSLMQMAKTSAKLTLMAKNGLPYFSFLTDPTTGGVTASFAMLGDINFSEPKALIGFAGPRVVKETIKRDLPEGFQRSEFLFDNGFLDFIVDRQDLKETLGNLLDMFDLGEA, encoded by the coding sequence ATGGGATGGTTTACCCGCCTCAAAGAGGGGATTTCAACAGCGACAAAATCAAAAAAGGAAGCACCGGATGGACTTTGGTTCAAATGTCCGGACTGCAATGCGACTTCGACCAACATGAAGTTGAAGGATAATTTCTATAAATGTCCTTCCTGTAATTATCATACGCGCATCAGTTCTGATCAATATTTTGACATCTTGTTTGATGGCAAATACGAGACCCTGTTCGATGACTTGCGCTCTTATGATTTTCTTGAGTTTACAGACCTTCAGCCTTATTCCAAGAGGTTGGATGAAGCCATGAAATCTTCTTCAAAAGATGATTCTATTACCGTGGCCATCGGCCGCATCAATAAAAAGCCTTTGGTGGTAGCAGCCATGGATTTTAGCTTTATTGGCGGATCAATGGGCAGTGTTATGGGGGAGAAAATAAGCAGAGCCATTGACGTAGCGCTGGAAGACAGGGCCGCATTAATGGTAATCTCAAAATCCGGGGGTGCCCGTATGATGGAATCTGCCTTTTCCTTGATGCAAATGGCAAAGACTTCAGCAAAACTGACTTTAATGGCTAAGAATGGTTTGCCTTACTTTTCTTTTCTAACAGATCCTACAACAGGGGGGGTGACTGCTTCATTTGCCATGCTGGGAGATATAAATTTTTCTGAGCCCAAGGCACTGATAGGTTTTGCCGGGCCCAGAGTAGTAAAAGAAACGATTAAACGAGATTTGCCTGAAGGATTCCAGCGGTCAGAGTTTTTGTTTGACAACGGCTTTTTGGATTTTATCGTGGACAGACAGGATCTCAAGGAAACACTGGGTAATCTTTTGGACATGTTCGATTTAGGGGAGGCGTAA
- a CDS encoding DNA primase codes for MIARSSIQKVVETSRVEEVVRDYVDLKTRGANLTGLCPFHKEKTPSFSVSPSKNIYKCFGCGKAGSPVDFIMEIEQYTFPEAIRHLAKKYRIELEETAQTQESIDEALEVQSLNIVNQWALDYYATQLWESDLGRSIGLGYFKERGFLETTLRKFDIGFAQDEYQAFTSESIKKGYSIDLLKKLGLTSSNGNDFFRNRIIFPIHNQGGKVIGFAGRVLDKEAKVAKYINSPETEVYKKSKTLYGLHLAKAAIRKLGSCILVEGYTDVMSLVQSGIENVVASSGTSLTEDQVQLIKRHCENVIILYDGDDAGIKAAMRGIDMILKEGLNVYIGLIPDRDDPDSFIRKVGYEGFQKFLAEEVKDFILFKINLLKKETQNDPIQRANVINDIVGTIAKIDDPVKRSVYLQNASHFLNIDEATLISSANKLIKEDIKNKSFAAQRKALDHDEQIIKEQEEIISFKKQNEPYLHKGDEFQEKEILKILILEGDKKWRQENITTAQFLVANLNDVIDYFDNKLYADVLQQVETDINQGNIVNLNYFLHHPDKNISQLAIELTSSPYVYSNNWADKYGIYLLGNQSDMEFSADDVEKIIKHIKYRKFHKVILDIDQQIKAAQSFEEQIELVKAREELKKIKNTLYEEVWGGYK; via the coding sequence ATGATCGCTCGAAGCTCCATCCAAAAAGTAGTAGAAACATCCCGAGTGGAGGAGGTGGTAAGAGATTATGTGGATTTGAAAACAAGAGGTGCTAACCTTACCGGTTTGTGCCCCTTCCACAAAGAAAAAACACCTTCTTTTTCTGTATCCCCGTCAAAAAATATTTATAAATGTTTTGGTTGTGGAAAGGCCGGCAGTCCGGTGGATTTCATCATGGAAATCGAACAGTATACCTTTCCTGAAGCGATCAGACATCTGGCAAAAAAATACAGAATAGAGCTGGAAGAAACCGCCCAGACCCAGGAAAGCATTGACGAAGCCCTGGAGGTGCAAAGCCTGAACATAGTCAATCAGTGGGCACTTGACTATTATGCTACACAACTTTGGGAATCCGATCTGGGCCGCAGTATAGGTCTCGGTTATTTCAAAGAAAGAGGTTTTCTGGAGACTACTTTGAGAAAATTTGACATTGGGTTTGCTCAGGATGAATACCAGGCGTTTACATCTGAATCCATCAAAAAGGGCTATTCAATTGATCTACTGAAGAAACTGGGGCTGACCTCTTCCAACGGTAATGATTTTTTTCGAAACCGGATCATATTTCCAATCCACAACCAGGGCGGAAAAGTCATTGGATTTGCAGGACGAGTCCTGGACAAGGAAGCCAAAGTTGCCAAATACATCAACTCCCCGGAAACAGAAGTTTACAAGAAAAGTAAGACTCTATATGGCTTGCATTTGGCCAAAGCAGCCATTCGAAAATTAGGATCCTGTATTTTGGTGGAGGGCTATACAGATGTAATGTCGTTGGTGCAGTCCGGAATAGAAAACGTAGTAGCTTCTTCTGGTACTTCTTTAACGGAAGATCAAGTTCAATTAATCAAAAGACATTGTGAAAATGTCATCATACTGTATGACGGTGACGATGCAGGGATAAAAGCCGCGATGCGGGGAATTGACATGATTCTAAAAGAAGGTCTGAATGTCTACATTGGTTTGATTCCTGACCGTGATGACCCTGATAGTTTTATCCGCAAAGTAGGCTATGAGGGATTTCAAAAATTTTTAGCGGAAGAGGTCAAGGATTTCATCCTTTTCAAAATCAATCTACTTAAGAAGGAAACTCAGAATGATCCAATCCAACGCGCGAACGTAATTAACGACATCGTAGGCACCATTGCAAAAATTGATGATCCCGTAAAGAGATCCGTCTATCTGCAAAATGCCTCGCATTTCCTCAATATTGATGAAGCTACCTTGATCAGCAGTGCCAATAAACTCATCAAGGAAGACATTAAAAATAAATCATTTGCCGCGCAAAGAAAGGCGCTTGACCATGATGAACAAATCATTAAGGAGCAAGAAGAAATTATCAGTTTCAAAAAACAAAATGAACCTTATTTACACAAAGGGGATGAATTTCAGGAAAAAGAAATATTGAAAATTCTGATTCTCGAAGGCGATAAAAAATGGCGGCAGGAAAATATCACCACCGCACAATTTTTAGTAGCCAACCTCAACGATGTAATTGATTATTTTGATAATAAATTATACGCAGATGTCTTACAACAAGTCGAAACTGACATCAACCAGGGAAACATAGTCAATCTAAATTATTTCCTCCACCACCCGGACAAAAACATCAGCCAATTGGCGATTGAACTGACCAGTTCACCCTACGTGTACAGCAATAACTGGGCGGATAAATACGGAATTTACTTGTTGGGAAATCAAAGTGACATGGAATTTTCAGCAGACGATGTTGAAAAAATAATCAAGCACATTAAATACAGAAAATTCCACAAAGTCATTTTGGATATTGACCAACAAATCAAAGCTGCGCAGAGTTTTGAGGAACAGATTGAATTGGTTAAAGCCAGAGAAGAATTAAAAAAAATAAAAAATACTTTATATGAAGAAGTTTGGGGTGGATATAAATAA
- a CDS encoding PKD domain-containing protein, protein MKKLFFTLAIIIIYSSAYGQVEGNLNAPTVSAKMPEWAKLMYETPINFIALDDAYKQYYLTHPFEKNHFTRYYKRLIMTNRMFMSADGKAESRQNFNRENSRNSQQKQTYRSPTDLWKPYQMQTFWLEKNQESCPWQTNVYAIDLCKAHPEFLMVATETGGLFRSLNKGISWQQIGLDYQLGSEAIAIHPLSMDTIYIGNSGVIRRSTDGGLKWTTVLTVADLWVYDLEIPVSRPHVILAATSKGLYRSENSGKDWTRIFQEASCEIKSHPTKNNIIYALRYNGTKSSYDPYKSTNYGANFTLKNSGWHNLKDGGVRMATTAADPKRVYAIVLTSDKGPYLMRSNDEGESWLNTAKGSYDGYDSPNFPMDNWQGFYDLSLVASQTKADEIITGTGSTFKSTDGGTTFKVIGGYGGAFALHPDLQASVSHGNDCWIATDGGLTHSSDFFTMVQNAKALNLGLNGSDFWGFDAGWHEKVFVGGRYHNGNTFYHENYEGKFIRMGGAESPTGYLNPIKNKDCYFSDIGAYTMPAALDTNWKWFGLPCEKYPNESYYPMEHSDMVWSPLCYQTVYLGQKNTLWKSVNNAVSFSPVFSVPRSDSWVEAIEISRSNPEVMYFTERSNSASDGKIWKSINGGLSFSELPPPAGTSGGERRVKAICLSDQDDQLIFQALRTGGNNNKVFVSKDGGMTWINLTTSKISNQRISDICFQNGTDGGVYIACDGGRTFYRNLKMSDWEEHGMGLSVDHFTRNLRPFYRDGKLINGSSMGVWEINFFEESKPVAQPSVDKQISFCDRDTFYFEDYSVLKLDSSVAYFWEFPGAVYISDATNKSPKVVFGKPGKYTVKLTVKNNAGSHTNTVNDMVEIKTSTCSRDTIPGKMLDLSAKNNYASIPAIPALAEANGFTCMAWIKINKPQDCFTQILSNWDSNIGFGFGFAFQGYRTTTNLTFFWKGQPYQLTSSFNLDTTKWIHVAMVVYPDSVRLYKDGQSWTRRGDFSGFDLSKTPWTVGQGVPGQCGDFDGQMDELKIFNRSLTEEEIRLNMHLISTQTESGLVAYYQFNEAGEQIFYDKVNVAHALNGNGILQASTAPVSTGISEKMMNLDKGKNTFQQTGVEIHLQDKPSGQHEVAAYRLFQRPDSMPSSGMEKYADHYFIIRTWGNISSSKFDSIGFSELTRFGMKEVNNPSSFKLFKRIASNEHLSVWSVAVNASSAFKEDAKIFFPGSTNFNGQYIIQIPEIDLTNVFDGKITSKKITLLPNPGSLHCEIQYEATAKDARLLLINAEGKILLNTQWVNHIPFDLDLTNFVPGIYLVKIENANAILVKEK, encoded by the coding sequence ATGAAGAAATTGTTTTTCACACTTGCAATAATAATTATTTATTCCAGCGCTTATGGTCAAGTGGAAGGAAATCTAAATGCTCCTACGGTCAGTGCAAAAATGCCGGAGTGGGCAAAACTAATGTATGAGACTCCGATCAATTTTATTGCATTGGATGACGCATACAAGCAATATTATCTCACACATCCATTTGAAAAGAATCACTTCACCAGGTATTACAAAAGGTTGATCATGACTAACAGGATGTTTATGTCCGCTGATGGCAAAGCAGAATCACGACAGAATTTCAACCGCGAAAATTCAAGAAACTCTCAACAAAAGCAAACCTACCGGTCTCCAACAGATCTTTGGAAACCTTATCAGATGCAGACGTTTTGGCTGGAAAAAAATCAGGAATCCTGCCCATGGCAGACGAACGTGTACGCAATTGATTTGTGCAAAGCTCATCCCGAATTTTTGATGGTTGCTACAGAGACCGGAGGATTGTTCAGAAGTTTGAATAAAGGAATTAGCTGGCAGCAAATCGGATTGGATTATCAACTTGGCTCGGAAGCAATAGCCATTCATCCCCTAAGCATGGACACCATTTACATAGGCAACTCAGGCGTTATAAGGAGATCAACTGATGGAGGATTGAAATGGACCACTGTTCTGACGGTTGCTGATCTTTGGGTCTATGACCTGGAGATTCCTGTTTCAAGACCCCATGTGATTCTTGCTGCCACCAGTAAAGGTTTATATCGTTCAGAAAACTCAGGCAAAGATTGGACGCGTATTTTTCAGGAGGCAAGTTGTGAGATTAAATCACATCCAACTAAAAACAACATCATTTATGCACTTCGCTACAATGGAACAAAATCTTCTTACGATCCATATAAGTCAACCAATTATGGGGCAAATTTTACTTTAAAAAATTCAGGCTGGCATAATCTAAAAGATGGCGGTGTGCGGATGGCCACGACTGCTGCGGATCCTAAAAGAGTCTATGCCATTGTCTTAACCAGTGACAAAGGCCCCTACTTGATGAGAAGCAACGATGAAGGAGAAAGCTGGTTAAATACCGCAAAAGGCTCTTATGATGGTTATGATTCCCCAAATTTTCCAATGGATAATTGGCAAGGGTTTTATGATTTGTCTTTGGTGGCTTCTCAAACAAAAGCAGATGAAATCATAACGGGAACCGGCTCCACTTTTAAGTCTACAGATGGAGGTACTACCTTTAAAGTAATCGGTGGTTATGGCGGAGCATTTGCTTTGCATCCTGATCTGCAAGCCAGCGTTTCTCACGGAAATGATTGTTGGATTGCAACTGACGGAGGACTCACCCACTCCAGCGATTTTTTCACAATGGTTCAAAATGCAAAAGCACTCAATTTAGGATTGAACGGCAGTGATTTTTGGGGATTTGATGCTGGTTGGCATGAGAAGGTATTTGTAGGAGGACGATACCACAACGGAAATACTTTCTACCATGAAAATTACGAAGGGAAATTTATTAGAATGGGTGGTGCAGAATCACCAACGGGCTATTTAAATCCCATAAAAAATAAGGATTGTTATTTCTCTGACATAGGAGCTTACACTATGCCTGCGGCATTAGACACCAACTGGAAATGGTTTGGTCTGCCTTGTGAAAAATATCCGAATGAATCTTATTACCCAATGGAACATAGTGACATGGTTTGGTCTCCGTTGTGTTATCAGACAGTTTATCTGGGACAAAAAAACACACTTTGGAAGAGCGTGAACAATGCTGTTAGTTTTAGCCCTGTATTCTCAGTACCAAGAAGCGATTCCTGGGTAGAAGCCATTGAAATTTCAAGAAGCAATCCTGAGGTCATGTATTTTACTGAGAGAAGTAACAGCGCTTCGGATGGAAAAATTTGGAAATCTATAAATGGAGGACTTAGCTTTTCTGAACTTCCTCCACCTGCCGGCACGTCAGGTGGTGAACGCAGAGTGAAAGCTATTTGTCTGAGCGATCAGGATGACCAATTAATATTTCAGGCATTGCGCACCGGTGGCAACAACAATAAAGTTTTTGTTTCAAAGGATGGCGGAATGACTTGGATCAATCTGACCACTTCCAAAATCAGCAATCAGAGAATCAGTGACATTTGCTTTCAGAATGGTACTGATGGAGGCGTATACATCGCTTGTGATGGTGGCAGAACATTCTACAGAAATCTTAAAATGTCGGATTGGGAAGAACATGGAATGGGTTTAAGTGTTGACCATTTTACCAGAAACCTTCGCCCTTTTTATCGGGATGGAAAACTAATCAATGGCAGCAGCATGGGCGTCTGGGAAATCAACTTCTTTGAAGAATCCAAACCGGTTGCGCAACCCTCTGTTGACAAACAAATTTCATTTTGTGACAGAGACACTTTTTATTTTGAAGATTATTCGGTGCTTAAATTAGACTCTTCTGTTGCTTACTTTTGGGAATTTCCGGGAGCAGTTTACATCAGTGATGCCACAAATAAATCTCCTAAAGTTGTATTTGGTAAACCCGGAAAATATACCGTAAAATTAACCGTAAAAAACAACGCAGGCAGTCATACCAATACCGTCAATGACATGGTTGAAATTAAGACCAGCACCTGTTCCCGGGACACGATTCCCGGTAAAATGCTGGACCTCTCCGCCAAAAACAATTATGCCAGTATTCCCGCAATTCCTGCCTTGGCTGAAGCAAATGGTTTCACCTGTATGGCCTGGATTAAAATAAACAAACCCCAGGATTGCTTTACACAAATTCTCTCAAACTGGGACAGCAACATTGGGTTTGGTTTTGGATTTGCCTTCCAGGGTTATCGTACAACTACCAATCTTACTTTTTTCTGGAAAGGGCAACCCTATCAGCTGACTTCTTCATTTAATCTGGATACAACAAAATGGATTCATGTGGCCATGGTGGTGTATCCTGATTCTGTAAGACTGTATAAAGATGGTCAAAGTTGGACACGCCGTGGAGATTTCTCCGGATTCGACCTGAGCAAAACTCCATGGACTGTAGGTCAGGGTGTTCCGGGACAGTGTGGAGATTTTGACGGGCAGATGGACGAGCTGAAAATTTTCAACCGATCTTTAACTGAGGAAGAAATTCGGTTAAACATGCATCTTATTTCCACTCAAACCGAATCAGGATTAGTAGCCTATTATCAGTTTAATGAGGCCGGCGAACAGATATTTTACGACAAAGTCAATGTAGCACATGCGTTAAATGGTAATGGAATTTTACAAGCTTCCACTGCACCTGTTTCAACCGGAATCAGTGAAAAAATGATGAATCTTGACAAAGGAAAAAACACCTTCCAACAAACGGGTGTCGAAATTCATTTACAGGATAAGCCATCCGGTCAACATGAGGTAGCAGCTTACCGATTGTTTCAACGACCTGATTCTATGCCTTCTTCCGGAATGGAAAAATATGCAGATCACTATTTCATCATCAGAACATGGGGCAATATCTCTTCCTCTAAATTTGACAGCATAGGATTTAGCGAATTGACTCGTTTTGGAATGAAAGAAGTAAACAACCCTTCTTCTTTTAAACTTTTTAAAAGAATTGCATCCAATGAACATTTAAGTGTTTGGTCTGTCGCTGTCAATGCATCATCCGCATTTAAAGAGGATGCAAAAATATTTTTTCCAGGAAGCACTAATTTCAATGGACAATACATCATTCAAATTCCTGAAATTGATTTAACAAATGTTTTTGATGGCAAAATAACCAGCAAAAAAATTACCCTGCTTCCCAATCCCGGAAGTTTGCATTGTGAGATACAATATGAAGCAACTGCAAAAGACGCAAGACTTTTATTGATCAATGCCGAAGGCAAAATCCTCCTCAACACTCAATGGGTTAATCATATACCTTTTGATTTGGATTTGACAAATTTTGTACCCGGTATCTACCTGGTGAAAATTGAAAACGCAAATGCGATTCTGGTCAAGGAGAAATAA
- a CDS encoding T9SS type A sorting domain-containing protein, with protein sequence MRIRLFVLLIGICGWLEQANTQGYIFNFEDWQKYDLYEEPAVFETVNFQSYFSTFSPNVTKVNGPVGNAIRLENKRAMFDTTIVPGLIYLGDLVNLPNGGFPYNKVPDSLSGIIRYNMVANDTGFMVLVFKRIGFPVSFNVFPIVGSLDKFTRFSLPLIPSGIDPDTVFFLLASGNLDNPKEGSFIELEELSFPNTLKQMPNHNFEQWEEVSFEEPEQWATANLISSLLRLPPTVVKSSDANEGNYSLQLEHRQINKLGVNLSAGYCAIGETGSGQPTALPFKANQLKVSYSYKYQPKGLDTAWLVVRAVRYNPQIGGRELVHLYASPLLASSTYKSIDYTSPNFINESDSIYIEIYAGNYYPGMPADKIGTPKQGSKLWFDNLQVRPTSASSEEVSSNTISISPQPANDFIEINLQEKMLGYRILDAQGILLLEKDHLTPEENKKRIQTDQLNSGRYFIQIKTAAGLYVKSFLIIK encoded by the coding sequence ATGCGCATTCGGTTATTTGTACTCCTCATTGGGATTTGTGGTTGGTTGGAACAAGCCAATACTCAAGGATATATTTTTAATTTTGAAGATTGGCAGAAGTACGACCTGTATGAAGAGCCGGCTGTTTTTGAAACCGTCAATTTTCAATCATACTTTTCTACATTTTCTCCAAATGTAACCAAAGTAAATGGCCCTGTTGGAAACGCAATCCGACTGGAGAACAAAAGGGCCATGTTTGATACCACCATTGTTCCCGGATTAATTTACCTCGGCGATCTGGTAAATCTTCCAAACGGAGGATTTCCATACAATAAAGTTCCGGACAGTTTGAGTGGAATCATTCGGTACAACATGGTCGCAAATGATACCGGATTCATGGTGTTGGTATTTAAAAGAATTGGGTTTCCGGTTTCTTTCAATGTTTTTCCAATTGTTGGAAGCCTGGATAAATTTACCCGATTTTCTTTGCCGCTGATTCCTTCCGGTATTGATCCGGACACCGTTTTCTTTCTTTTGGCTTCCGGGAACCTGGATAATCCCAAAGAAGGATCATTTATAGAATTGGAAGAATTGAGCTTTCCAAATACATTGAAGCAAATGCCCAATCATAATTTTGAACAATGGGAAGAAGTGTCATTTGAAGAACCCGAGCAATGGGCTACCGCAAATTTGATTTCATCCTTGTTGCGATTGCCGCCAACGGTTGTGAAAAGTAGTGATGCCAATGAAGGCAATTACAGTCTCCAATTAGAACACCGGCAAATTAATAAATTGGGTGTCAATCTTTCTGCAGGTTACTGCGCGATAGGAGAAACTGGCTCCGGGCAACCAACTGCTCTGCCTTTCAAAGCTAACCAATTAAAAGTGTCTTATTCTTACAAGTATCAGCCCAAAGGCTTGGATACGGCTTGGTTGGTGGTGCGGGCTGTTCGGTACAATCCGCAAATAGGAGGCAGGGAATTGGTGCATCTGTATGCCTCACCATTGTTGGCTTCCTCTACGTACAAATCCATTGACTATACTTCACCAAACTTCATCAATGAATCAGATTCAATTTACATAGAAATCTATGCAGGTAATTATTATCCAGGAATGCCTGCAGATAAAATAGGAACCCCCAAGCAAGGCAGCAAATTGTGGTTTGATAATTTGCAAGTTCGTCCAACTTCAGCATCGTCCGAGGAGGTTTCTTCCAATACAATAAGTATCAGCCCACAACCTGCAAATGACTTTATCGAAATCAATCTGCAGGAAAAAATGCTGGGTTACCGCATTTTGGATGCCCAAGGAATTCTTCTTCTGGAAAAAGATCATTTAACTCCTGAAGAAAATAAAAAACGCATTCAAACAGACCAATTAAATTCCGGAAGGTATTTTATTCAAATAAAAACTGCTGCGGGATTATATGTTAAATCATTTTTGATCATCAAATAA